One Ahaetulla prasina isolate Xishuangbanna chromosome 1, ASM2864084v1, whole genome shotgun sequence DNA window includes the following coding sequences:
- the EMC7 gene encoding ER membrane protein complex subunit 7, translating into MAAGLFGLLGTVFLLAATFQFTSRSWASETPGGGSSGDALGAGERFKIEGRAVVPGVKPQDWIAGARVLVDGEEHVGFLKTDGSFVVHDIPSGSYVVEVISPAYKFEPVRVDITSRGKMRARYVNYIKTSEVVRLPYPLQMKSSGPPSYFIKRESWGWTDFLMNPMVMMMILPLLIFVLLPKVVNTSDPDMRREMEQSMNMLNSNHELPDVSEFMTRLFSSKSSSKSTGSSSKIGKSGAGKRR; encoded by the exons ATGGCGGCCGGACTTTTTGGTCTGCTCGGGACGGTCTTTTTGTTGGCGGCGACGTTTCAGTTTACTTCACGTTCGTGGGCTTCAGAGACGCCCGGCGGCGGTAGCAGCGGGGATGCTCTTGGCGCCGGTGAGCGGTTTAAGATCGAGGGTCGCGCGGTGGTGCCGGGAGTGAAGCCCCAAGACTGGATTGCGGGCGCCCGAGTGCTGGTCGACGGGGAGGAGCACGTCGGCTTCCTCAA GACAGATGGAAGCTTTGTGGTTCACGATATTCCTTCTGGATCATATGTTGTTGAAGTTATATCTCCAGCTTACAAATTCGAACCAGTACGAGTAGATATTACTTCAAGAGGAAAAATGAG AGCAAGATACGTGAATTATATCAAAACATCAGAAGTTGTTCGATTGCCATATCCTCTTCAAATGAAATCTTCTGGACCTCCTTCATATTTTATAAAGAGAGAGTCTTGGGGATGGACAGACTTTTTAATGAACCCCATG gtTATGATGATGATCCTTCCATTGCTAATCTTTGTATTATTACCCAAAGTTGTCAATACAAGTGATCCTGACATGAGGCGG GAAATGGAGCAATCCATGAATATGTTGAATTCTAACCATGAGCTGCCTGATGTGTCAGAATTCATGACAAGACTTTTCTCTTCAAAATCTTCCAGCAAGTCTACTGGCAGTAGCAGTAAAATAGGAAAAAGTGGTGCAGGAAAAAGGAGGTAG